The Bos indicus x Bos taurus breed Angus x Brahman F1 hybrid chromosome 15, Bos_hybrid_MaternalHap_v2.0, whole genome shotgun sequence genome includes a window with the following:
- the LOC113905879 gene encoding 60S ribosomal protein L39-like: MMSSHKTLRVKQFLAKKQKQNCPIPQWIQTKTSKIRDNSKRRHWRKTKLGL, encoded by the coding sequence ATGATGTCGTCTCACAAGACTCTCAGGGTCAAGCAATTCCTagccaagaaacaaaagcagaattgTCCCATTCCTCAATGGATTCAAACAAAGACTAGTAAGATCAGGGACAATTCcaagagaagacactggagaAAAACCAAGCTGGGTCTATAA